The Stappia sp. genome window below encodes:
- a CDS encoding 3-hydroxybutyryl-CoA dehydrogenase, with the protein MVVEIKKVGVIGAGQMGSGIAHVCAVAGYDVALNDVSTERVQSGLASINGNMARQVSKGLITEEQRSEALSRLRGADSIDQLSDVDLIIESAVENEQVKRKIFSQLCPLLKPEAILATNTSSISITRLAASTDRPERFIGIHFMNPVPLMELVELVRGIATEDETFEASKAFTKTLGKTIAVAEDFPAFMVNRILLPMINEAIYTLYEGVGSVEAIDTAMKLGANHPMGPLQLADFIGLDTCLSIMQVLYEGLADSKYRPCPLLVKYVEAGWLGRKTQRGFYDYRGETPVPTR; encoded by the coding sequence ATGGTGGTCGAGATCAAGAAGGTCGGGGTGATCGGCGCTGGCCAGATGGGCAGTGGCATCGCGCATGTCTGCGCGGTCGCGGGCTACGACGTGGCGCTCAATGACGTTTCGACGGAGCGGGTCCAGTCGGGCCTCGCCTCGATCAACGGCAACATGGCCCGGCAGGTCTCCAAGGGCCTGATCACCGAGGAGCAGCGCTCCGAGGCACTGTCGCGGCTGCGGGGCGCCGACAGCATCGACCAGCTTTCCGATGTCGATCTCATTATCGAATCGGCGGTGGAGAACGAGCAGGTCAAGCGCAAGATCTTCAGCCAGCTCTGTCCGCTCCTGAAGCCGGAAGCCATTCTGGCGACCAACACCTCGTCGATCTCCATCACCCGGCTGGCCGCCTCGACCGACCGTCCCGAACGCTTCATCGGCATCCACTTCATGAACCCGGTTCCGCTGATGGAACTGGTGGAGCTGGTGCGCGGCATCGCCACCGAGGACGAGACCTTCGAGGCGTCCAAGGCCTTCACCAAGACGCTTGGCAAGACCATCGCGGTCGCCGAGGACTTCCCGGCCTTCATGGTCAACCGCATCCTTCTGCCGATGATCAACGAGGCGATCTACACGCTCTACGAGGGCGTCGGCTCGGTGGAGGCCATCGACACGGCGATGAAGCTCGGCGCCAACCATCCGATGGGCCCGCTGCAGCTCGCCGACTTCATCGGCCTCGACACCTGCCTGTCGATCATGCAGGTGCTCTACGAGGGCCTTGCCGACAGCAAGTACCGGCCCTGTCCGCTGCTCGTGAAATACGTCGAGGCGGGCTGGCTCGGTCGCAAGACCCAGCGCGGCTTCTACGACTATCGCGGCGAGACGCCCGTCCCCACGCGCTGA
- a CDS encoding SDR family NAD(P)-dependent oxidoreductase, whose protein sequence is MPGTTAADEPQRIILITGCSSGIGERAAHILRGRDWRVFATARKEADVARLRDKGFESLRLDYEDEAGVLAAAEHVLERTHGRLDALFNNGAYAIPGALEDMPSDALRGLFEANFIGWHTLTRAVIPAMRAQGAGRIVQCSSILGFIGMPYRGAYNASKYALEGYSDTLRLELAGTGIHVSLIEPGPIATRFTKNAMANFDRVIGAEGMAASPHRAAYEKRLARMKAGEPSLFKLSSRAVVKHLVHAVESPRPRVRYRVTVPTTAMAVAKRLLTSRGLDRVLTRAARSEE, encoded by the coding sequence ATGCCCGGCACGACGGCAGCGGACGAGCCGCAGCGCATCATCCTGATCACCGGATGCTCGTCGGGCATCGGCGAGCGGGCCGCGCATATTCTGCGCGGCCGCGACTGGCGGGTGTTCGCCACCGCGCGCAAGGAAGCCGACGTCGCGCGCCTGCGCGACAAGGGCTTCGAGAGCCTGCGTCTCGACTATGAGGACGAGGCGGGCGTGCTGGCGGCGGCGGAGCATGTGCTGGAGCGCACGCACGGGCGTCTCGACGCGCTGTTCAACAATGGCGCCTATGCGATCCCCGGTGCGTTGGAAGACATGCCGAGCGACGCGCTGCGCGGGCTCTTCGAGGCGAATTTCATCGGCTGGCACACGCTGACGCGCGCGGTTATTCCGGCGATGCGGGCGCAAGGGGCGGGGCGCATCGTCCAATGTTCCTCCATCCTCGGCTTCATCGGCATGCCCTATCGCGGCGCCTACAACGCCTCGAAATATGCGCTGGAAGGCTACAGCGACACGCTGCGGCTGGAACTCGCCGGAACGGGCATCCATGTCTCGCTGATCGAGCCGGGGCCGATCGCGACGCGCTTTACGAAAAACGCCATGGCGAATTTCGATCGCGTCATCGGGGCGGAGGGGATGGCCGCGTCGCCGCATCGCGCGGCGTATGAAAAGCGGCTGGCGCGCATGAAGGCCGGCGAGCCGTCCCTGTTCAAGCTGTCGTCGCGCGCCGTGGTCAAGCATCTGGTGCATGCGGTGGAAAGCCCGCGCCCGCGGGTTCGCTACCGGGTCACGGTTCCGACCACGGCGATGGCGGTCGCCAAGCGGTTGCTCACGAGCCGCGGGCTCGACCGGGTGCTGACGCGCGCGGCGCGCAGCGAAGAATAG
- a CDS encoding electron transfer flavoprotein subunit alpha/FixB family protein, translated as MTTLLVAEHSNAALNEATHKAMTAAVALGGDVHVLVAGKDCRAAAEQAAKIDGAAKVLVADGDGLAEQLAEPMAELILSLAEGYDAIVAPATANGKNILPRVAALLDVMQLSDITAVIDADTFERPIYAGNAIQTVKSGDAKKVITVRTASFAAAGETGSAAIEDVTATTSDLSSFVGQELSKSDRPELASAKVIVSGGRALGSKEKFDEVMLPVADALGAAVGASRAAVDAGYAPNDWQVGQTGKVVAPDLYVACGISGAIQHLAGMKDSKVIVAINKDEEAPIFQVADYGLVADLFEVLPEFKAAVEAAKS; from the coding sequence ATGACGACCCTTCTTGTTGCCGAGCACAGCAATGCCGCGCTCAACGAGGCGACGCACAAGGCGATGACCGCGGCCGTGGCCCTTGGCGGTGACGTGCACGTGCTGGTCGCCGGCAAGGATTGCCGCGCGGCCGCCGAACAGGCCGCCAAGATCGACGGCGCCGCCAAGGTGCTGGTCGCCGACGGCGACGGGCTTGCCGAGCAGCTCGCCGAGCCGATGGCCGAACTGATCCTGTCGCTGGCCGAGGGCTACGACGCGATCGTCGCGCCGGCCACCGCAAACGGCAAGAACATCCTGCCGCGCGTCGCGGCGCTGCTCGACGTGATGCAGCTGTCCGACATCACCGCCGTCATAGACGCCGACACCTTCGAGCGTCCGATCTACGCCGGCAACGCCATCCAGACCGTGAAGTCGGGCGATGCCAAGAAGGTCATCACGGTGCGCACCGCGAGCTTCGCCGCGGCCGGGGAGACCGGGTCGGCGGCGATCGAGGACGTGACCGCCACGACGTCCGATCTGTCGAGCTTCGTCGGCCAGGAGCTGTCGAAGTCGGACCGTCCGGAGCTGGCGTCGGCCAAGGTGATCGTCTCCGGCGGCCGCGCGCTCGGCTCGAAGGAGAAGTTCGACGAGGTGATGCTGCCGGTGGCCGATGCGCTGGGCGCCGCCGTCGGTGCCTCGCGCGCCGCCGTCGACGCGGGCTATGCCCCGAACGACTGGCAGGTCGGCCAGACCGGCAAGGTCGTCGCGCCGGACCTCTATGTCGCCTGCGGCATCTCCGGTGCGATCCAGCACCTCGCCGGCATGAAGGACTCCAAGGTCATCGTGGCGATCAACAAGGACGAGGAAGCGCCGATCTTCCAGGTCGCCGACTATGGCCTGGTCGCGGATCTCTTCGAGGTCCTGCCGGAGTTCAAGGCGGCCGTCGAGGCGGCCAAGAGCTAA
- a CDS encoding TlpA disulfide reductase family protein, which translates to MTDGQQPRRNRPIVFVALGLAALVAGLAAVYVIGGSNGNREQAASCQPALELAETLRPKVTGEVAAFLPASDPLSMADLAFVDDDGEARTLADFAGRTVLVNLWATWCAPCRKEMPALDELQAELGGADFEVVTVSVDRGSDEKPKTFLNEIGVEHLAFYHDPSMQIFQTVRSRGRAPGLPSTLLIDGAGCEIGTLMGPAEWASDDALALVRAALGRE; encoded by the coding sequence ATGACCGATGGACAGCAGCCCCGGCGAAACCGCCCGATCGTCTTCGTCGCGCTTGGGCTGGCCGCACTCGTGGCAGGACTGGCGGCGGTATACGTGATCGGCGGGTCGAATGGCAACCGGGAGCAGGCCGCGAGCTGCCAGCCGGCCCTCGAGCTGGCCGAGACGCTCCGCCCGAAGGTCACCGGCGAGGTGGCCGCCTTCCTGCCGGCGAGCGATCCGCTGTCGATGGCCGATCTCGCCTTCGTCGACGACGACGGCGAGGCGCGCACGCTGGCCGATTTCGCGGGCCGCACGGTGCTGGTCAATCTCTGGGCGACCTGGTGCGCCCCCTGCCGCAAGGAAATGCCCGCGCTCGACGAACTGCAGGCCGAACTCGGCGGCGCGGATTTCGAGGTCGTGACCGTCAGCGTGGATCGCGGCTCCGATGAAAAGCCCAAGACCTTTCTGAACGAGATCGGCGTGGAGCATCTCGCCTTCTATCACGACCCCTCGATGCAGATCTTCCAGACGGTGCGCTCGCGCGGCCGCGCGCCCGGCCTGCCCTCCACGCTGCTGATCGACGGCGCGGGCTGCGAGATCGGCACGCTGATGGGCCCGGCCGAATGGGCGAGCGACGACGCGCTCGCGCTCGTGCGGGCCGCCCTCGGGCGCGAGTAA
- a CDS encoding electron transfer flavoprotein subunit beta/FixA family protein: MKILVPVKRVIDYNVKVRVKADGSGVDLANVKMSMNPFDEIAVEEAIRLREAGKADEIVVVSIGPQQAQETLRTGLAMGADRGILVKTDQTTEPLAVAKILKAIVEEEAPGLVILGKQAIDDDCNQTGQMLAALLGWAQGTFASNVDLGEGTVDVTREIDGGLQTVKLKMPAVVTTDLRLNEPRYASLPNIMKAKKKPIAEKTPEDFGVDIAPRLEVLKTVEPPAREAGVKVASVAELVEKLKTEAGVL; this comes from the coding sequence ATGAAGATCCTAGTCCCCGTCAAGCGGGTGATCGACTACAACGTCAAGGTACGCGTCAAGGCAGACGGATCGGGCGTCGACCTGGCGAATGTGAAGATGTCGATGAACCCGTTCGACGAGATTGCCGTTGAAGAGGCGATCCGGTTGCGCGAGGCCGGCAAGGCGGACGAGATCGTCGTCGTCTCCATCGGCCCGCAGCAGGCGCAGGAAACGCTGCGCACGGGGCTGGCCATGGGCGCCGACCGCGGCATTCTCGTCAAGACCGACCAGACGACCGAGCCGCTCGCCGTCGCCAAGATCCTCAAGGCGATCGTCGAGGAAGAGGCGCCGGGGCTGGTCATTCTCGGCAAGCAGGCGATCGACGACGACTGCAACCAGACGGGCCAGATGCTCGCCGCCCTTCTGGGCTGGGCGCAGGGCACCTTCGCTTCCAACGTCGACCTCGGCGAGGGCACCGTGGACGTGACCCGCGAGATCGACGGCGGCCTGCAGACCGTGAAGCTCAAGATGCCGGCGGTGGTCACCACCGACCTGCGCCTCAACGAGCCGCGCTATGCCTCGCTGCCCAACATCATGAAGGCGAAGAAGAAGCCGATCGCGGAAAAGACGCCGGAGGACTTCGGGGTCGACATCGCGCCGCGCCTGGAGGTTCTCAAGACCGTCGAGCCGCCGGCACGCGAGGCCGGCGTGAAGGTCGCCAGCGTGGCCGAGCTCGTCGAGAAGCTCAAGACCGAAGCCGGCGTTCTCTGA
- a CDS encoding rhomboid family intramembrane serine protease — protein sequence MFIPLHDHNPLAHVRRQYVTWGLILLNVAVFVVVQGGGLSAPALQASSLSFGLVPAVFFDYRDLAPELAIVPEGASIVTYAFLHGDWLHLGGNMLFLWVFGDNVEDALGHLRFLVFYLLCAALSGLAHALLDPQSIAPLIGASGAVAGVIGAYLVLHPRVNVWVLAFGRLPLRLPAAWVLAAWIVFQLVMAFGAGDEQVAWWAHVAGAAVGAVLVIVMRRRGVPLFDRGL from the coding sequence ATGTTCATTCCGCTGCACGATCACAATCCGCTCGCCCATGTCCGGCGACAATATGTCACCTGGGGGCTGATCCTGCTGAACGTCGCGGTCTTCGTGGTCGTGCAGGGCGGCGGCCTGTCGGCGCCCGCGCTGCAGGCCTCGAGCCTGTCCTTCGGCCTCGTGCCGGCGGTGTTCTTCGACTATCGCGATCTGGCGCCCGAGCTTGCCATCGTGCCGGAAGGCGCGTCCATCGTCACCTATGCGTTCCTGCATGGCGACTGGCTGCATCTGGGCGGCAACATGCTGTTCCTGTGGGTGTTCGGCGACAATGTGGAAGACGCGCTCGGGCATCTGCGCTTTCTCGTCTTCTATCTCCTGTGCGCCGCGCTGTCGGGCCTCGCGCACGCGCTGCTCGACCCGCAGTCGATCGCGCCGCTGATCGGCGCGTCGGGCGCGGTCGCGGGCGTGATCGGGGCCTATCTCGTGCTGCATCCCCGGGTCAACGTGTGGGTGCTGGCATTCGGGCGCCTGCCGCTGCGGCTTCCGGCCGCCTGGGTGCTCGCCGCCTGGATCGTCTTTCAACTGGTGATGGCATTCGGCGCCGGCGACGAGCAGGTCGCCTGGTGGGCCCATGTGGCGGGGGCGGCCGTCGGGGCGGTGCTGGTGATCGTGATGCGCCGGCGCGGCGTGCCGCTGTTCGATCGCGGCCTGTGA
- a CDS encoding cob(I)yrinic acid a,c-diamide adenosyltransferase: MVVLNKIYTKTGDAGTTALASGERRPKHDLRIEAYGTVDETNAVVGQARLVTASAHPELDAVLGRIQNDLFDLGADLATPETEEPPAYPPLRITESQVSAIEAEIDRLNADLEPLRSFVLPGGSPAAAHLHLARTVSRRAERVMTALAAEETVNPSSIVYVNRLSDFFFVAARWVNDKGAQDVLWVPGKNR, encoded by the coding sequence ATGGTTGTTCTGAACAAGATCTACACCAAGACCGGCGATGCCGGCACCACGGCGCTGGCCTCCGGCGAGCGGCGGCCGAAGCACGATCTGAGGATCGAGGCCTATGGCACCGTCGACGAGACCAACGCGGTGGTCGGCCAGGCGCGCCTGGTGACGGCGAGCGCCCATCCGGAGCTCGACGCCGTGCTCGGGCGCATCCAGAACGACCTGTTCGATCTCGGCGCGGATCTGGCGACTCCGGAGACGGAGGAACCGCCGGCCTATCCGCCGCTGCGCATCACGGAAAGCCAGGTTTCGGCCATCGAGGCGGAAATCGACCGGTTGAACGCGGATCTCGAGCCCTTGCGCTCCTTCGTACTGCCGGGCGGCTCGCCGGCGGCGGCGCATCTGCATCTGGCGCGCACGGTCTCGCGGCGCGCGGAACGGGTGATGACGGCGCTCGCCGCCGAGGAGACGGTCAATCCCTCCTCCATCGTCTATGTGAACCGCCTGTCGGACTTCTTCTTCGTCGCGGCGCGCTGGGTGAACGACAAGGGCGCGCAGGACGTGCTTTGGGTGCCGGGCAAGAACCGGTAA
- the argH gene encoding argininosuccinate lyase, with product MSNRMWGGRFAEGPDAIMEEINASIDYDRKLYRQDIAGSQAHVRMLAACDIVAAEDAETIAHGLDTIRSEIEAGEFTFSRALEDIHMNIEARLAELIGPAAGRLHTARSRNDQVATDFRMWVRDTLDALDGQFTDLIRVLSERALEHAGTVMPGFTHLQSAQPVTFGHHLMAYVEMFARDRSRMRDARARMNECPLGSAALAGTSFPIDREMTAAALGFDRPTANSLDAVSDRDFVLEAVSAAAIASMHLSRLAEEIVIWCSAQFGFVTLSDRFSTGSSIMPQKKNPDAAELVRAKTGRIYGAQTALLVMMKGLPLAYSKDMQEDKEQAFDALPNLSLALAAMTGMIGDLTVNQKAMKQAAGSGYSTATDLADWLVRVLGMPFRDAHHVTGRVVALAVQKNLTLHRLPLADLQAIEPRITEDVFSVLSVDKSVRSRVSLGGTAPANVRKQARKWLKALEREAAREGRSATA from the coding sequence ATGAGCAATCGCATGTGGGGAGGCCGGTTCGCGGAAGGACCGGACGCCATCATGGAGGAGATCAATGCCTCCATCGACTACGATCGCAAGCTGTACCGGCAGGATATAGCGGGTTCGCAGGCGCATGTCCGCATGCTCGCGGCGTGCGATATCGTCGCCGCCGAGGATGCCGAGACGATCGCTCACGGTCTAGACACGATCCGGTCAGAAATCGAGGCGGGGGAGTTCACCTTCTCCCGGGCGCTCGAGGACATCCACATGAACATCGAGGCCCGGCTGGCCGAGCTGATCGGCCCCGCCGCCGGGCGCCTGCACACGGCGCGCTCGCGCAACGATCAGGTGGCGACCGACTTCCGCATGTGGGTGCGCGACACGCTGGATGCGCTCGACGGGCAGTTCACCGATCTGATCCGCGTGCTGAGCGAGCGCGCCTTGGAACACGCCGGCACGGTGATGCCGGGCTTCACCCATCTGCAGTCGGCGCAGCCGGTCACCTTCGGCCATCACCTGATGGCCTATGTGGAGATGTTCGCCCGCGACCGGAGCCGGATGCGCGATGCGCGCGCGCGCATGAACGAATGCCCGCTCGGCTCCGCGGCGCTGGCCGGCACGTCGTTTCCCATCGACCGGGAGATGACCGCGGCCGCACTCGGCTTCGACCGCCCGACGGCCAATTCGCTCGACGCGGTGTCGGATCGCGATTTCGTGCTGGAAGCGGTGTCGGCGGCGGCCATCGCCTCGATGCATCTGTCGCGTCTGGCCGAGGAAATCGTCATCTGGTGTTCCGCGCAGTTCGGCTTCGTCACCCTGTCGGACAGGTTCTCGACCGGCTCCTCGATCATGCCGCAGAAGAAGAACCCGGACGCGGCCGAACTGGTGCGGGCCAAGACCGGGCGCATCTACGGTGCGCAGACCGCGCTGCTCGTGATGATGAAGGGCCTGCCGCTGGCCTATTCCAAGGACATGCAGGAAGACAAGGAGCAGGCCTTCGACGCCCTGCCGAACCTGTCGCTGGCGCTTGCGGCGATGACCGGCATGATCGGCGATCTGACGGTGAACCAGAAGGCGATGAAACAGGCGGCCGGCTCGGGCTATTCGACCGCCACCGATCTCGCCGACTGGCTGGTGCGGGTGCTCGGCATGCCGTTCCGCGACGCGCACCATGTGACCGGCCGGGTCGTGGCGCTCGCGGTGCAGAAGAACCTGACGCTGCACCGTCTGCCGCTCGCCGATCTGCAGGCGATCGAGCCGCGCATCACCGAGGACGTGTTCTCGGTGCTCTCGGTCGACAAGTCGGTGCGCTCGCGCGTCAGCCTCGGCGGCACTGCCCCGGCCAATGTCCGCAAGCAGGCGCGCAAGTGGCTGAAGGCGCTGGAGCGCGAGGCGGCGCGCGAGGGCCGGTCGGCGACGGCGTGA
- a CDS encoding lipoprotein, whose protein sequence is MANAVIWPTARRGLVLATVLAGVLALSLAGCGRRGALDSPAAVDPAGGPGAVETQGGAASAPAAAGNDAPIALDILI, encoded by the coding sequence ATGGCGAACGCAGTGATCTGGCCCACCGCGCGGCGCGGTCTTGTGCTTGCGACGGTTCTGGCGGGCGTTCTGGCGCTGTCGCTTGCCGGCTGCGGCCGGCGCGGCGCGCTCGACAGTCCGGCGGCCGTCGACCCGGCGGGCGGGCCGGGCGCCGTCGAGACGCAGGGCGGCGCGGCCTCGGCGCCGGCCGCGGCCGGAAACGATGCGCCCATCGCGCTCGATATTCTCATCTGA
- a CDS encoding ubiquinone biosynthesis hydroxylase, giving the protein MTTTQSEPALDVLIGGGGYVGLSLGLALKQADPAMRVAVVDLRPRSEMEKDPRASAIAAAASRMLDRLGVWDEIAPHAQPMTEMIVTDSRLRDAVRPVFLTFDGEVEPGEPFAHMVPNGKMVAALADRAAALGVELIAPDSVGDFTATASGVEVRLGSGGTRRAKLLVAADGVRSRLRDLAGIQTVRWDYDQSGIVTTVRHERPHNGRAEEHFLPSGPFAILPLTGNRSSLVWSERRTDAERLVKGDDFTFELELERRFGHHLGKIDLDGPRNAYPLGLTLARGFVKPRIALAGDAAHGIHPIAGQGLNLGFKDVAALAEVVVEARRLGQDIGTLDVLERYERWRRFDTFRMGVTSDVLNRLFSNDMDVVRAVRDVGLGMVDRLPSLKRFFIRQAAGLEGAPPRLLTGEAI; this is encoded by the coding sequence ATGACCACGACCCAATCGGAACCGGCGCTCGACGTGCTGATCGGCGGTGGCGGCTATGTCGGCCTGTCGCTTGGGCTCGCGCTGAAGCAGGCGGACCCGGCGATGCGCGTCGCCGTGGTGGATCTTCGGCCGCGCAGCGAGATGGAAAAGGATCCGCGGGCTTCGGCCATCGCGGCGGCGGCGAGCCGCATGCTCGACCGGCTCGGCGTGTGGGACGAGATCGCCCCGCATGCCCAGCCGATGACCGAGATGATCGTCACGGACTCCAGGCTGCGCGACGCCGTGCGCCCCGTGTTCCTGACCTTCGACGGCGAGGTCGAGCCGGGCGAGCCCTTCGCGCATATGGTGCCCAACGGCAAGATGGTCGCCGCGCTGGCCGACCGGGCCGCGGCGTTGGGCGTGGAGCTGATCGCGCCCGACAGCGTCGGCGACTTCACCGCGACCGCCTCCGGCGTGGAGGTCCGTCTGGGCTCGGGCGGCACGCGGCGGGCGAAGCTGCTGGTCGCCGCCGACGGGGTGCGCTCCAGGCTGCGCGACCTGGCCGGCATCCAGACGGTGCGCTGGGATTACGACCAGTCGGGCATCGTCACCACCGTGCGGCACGAGCGCCCGCACAACGGACGGGCGGAGGAGCATTTCCTCCCCTCCGGTCCCTTCGCGATCCTGCCGCTGACCGGAAACCGCTCGTCGCTGGTCTGGTCGGAGCGCCGCACGGACGCCGAGCGGCTTGTGAAGGGCGATGATTTCACCTTCGAACTCGAGCTGGAACGCCGCTTCGGGCATCACCTGGGCAAGATCGACCTCGACGGGCCGCGCAACGCCTATCCCCTGGGGCTGACGCTGGCGCGCGGCTTCGTGAAGCCGCGCATCGCGCTGGCCGGCGATGCGGCGCATGGCATTCACCCGATCGCCGGGCAGGGTCTCAATCTCGGCTTCAAGGACGTGGCGGCGCTGGCCGAGGTGGTCGTGGAGGCGCGGCGTCTGGGACAGGACATCGGCACGCTCGACGTGCTGGAGCGCTACGAGCGCTGGCGGCGGTTCGACACCTTCCGCATGGGCGTGACGAGCGACGTCTTGAACCGACTGTTTTCCAACGATATGGATGTGGTTCGGGCGGTCCGGGACGTCGGGCTCGGAATGGTCGATCGGCTTCCTTCCCTGAAACGGTTCTTCATCCGTCAGGCGGCCGGGCTGGAGGGCGCGCCGCCGCGCCTGCTGACCGGTGAGGCGATCTGA
- a CDS encoding AMP-binding protein, with the protein MANLAATCLRPAESAPERAALVVLGPDAAVRETWSFADLSEAIRRIAAGFRAEGLAPGDRVLLRLGHTSDFPLAFFGAIAAGLVPVPTSAMLTADECDVLVADCTPALILHDGVTGLPADPGGARLGGPETLARLKRAQPAPWMPMDDEAPAFLVYTSGTSGRPKGVLHAHRAARGREPMVVGWSGLRPGDRLLHAGAFNWTYTLGVGLMDPWMAGATSLVYDGPRDPHVWPELIAASRATHFAAVPSLYRRILKYASVTPESFPTLRHALTAGEALDPALHAAWTAASGRPLYEALGMSEISTYVSSGPQTPTRPGSPGRAQPGRRIAILDPDGSDATPLAVGETGLLAVHRSDPGLMLGYWNRPTDTAAAFRGDWFVTGDRASLDADGYVWYGGRNDDVMNAFGYRVAPQEVEHALALHPDVQDVAVTDVAVREGVRLITAFVIPREGATGDETALATHAAAHLAEYKRPKVYRFVTELPRTASGKLRRQALKQA; encoded by the coding sequence ATGGCGAATCTCGCCGCAACCTGCCTGCGTCCCGCGGAGAGCGCGCCGGAGCGCGCCGCGCTCGTTGTGCTCGGACCCGATGCAGCGGTGCGCGAGACCTGGAGCTTCGCCGATCTGTCGGAGGCGATCCGGCGGATCGCAGCGGGGTTTCGGGCCGAGGGGCTCGCCCCCGGCGACCGGGTGCTGTTGCGCCTCGGGCATACCAGCGACTTTCCGCTCGCCTTCTTCGGCGCCATTGCCGCCGGTCTGGTGCCGGTGCCGACCTCGGCCATGCTGACCGCCGACGAATGCGACGTGCTGGTTGCCGATTGCACGCCGGCGCTCATCCTGCATGACGGTGTCACGGGGCTGCCGGCCGATCCGGGCGGCGCCCGGCTCGGCGGGCCGGAGACGCTCGCCCGGCTGAAACGCGCGCAGCCCGCGCCCTGGATGCCGATGGACGACGAGGCGCCGGCCTTTCTCGTCTATACCTCGGGCACGAGCGGCCGGCCGAAGGGCGTCCTGCACGCCCATCGCGCGGCGCGCGGGCGCGAACCGATGGTCGTCGGCTGGTCCGGACTTCGCCCCGGCGACCGGCTGCTGCATGCCGGGGCCTTCAACTGGACCTACACGCTCGGCGTCGGGCTGATGGACCCGTGGATGGCGGGCGCGACGAGCCTCGTCTACGACGGGCCGCGCGATCCCCATGTCTGGCCGGAGCTGATCGCGGCAAGCCGCGCGACCCATTTCGCCGCCGTGCCGAGCCTCTACCGCCGCATTCTCAAATATGCGTCCGTGACGCCCGAGAGCTTTCCGACGCTGCGGCACGCGCTGACCGCCGGCGAAGCCCTCGATCCGGCGCTGCACGCGGCCTGGACGGCCGCCAGCGGCCGTCCGCTCTACGAGGCGCTCGGCATGAGCGAGATCTCGACCTATGTGTCGAGCGGTCCGCAGACGCCGACGCGACCCGGCAGCCCGGGCCGCGCCCAGCCCGGCCGGCGGATCGCCATCCTCGATCCGGACGGCTCCGACGCCACGCCGCTGGCGGTCGGCGAGACGGGGCTGCTTGCGGTTCATCGCAGCGATCCCGGGCTGATGCTCGGCTACTGGAACCGGCCGACGGACACCGCCGCCGCCTTTCGCGGCGACTGGTTCGTGACCGGCGACCGGGCATCGCTCGATGCCGACGGCTACGTCTGGTACGGCGGGCGCAACGACGACGTCATGAACGCCTTCGGCTACCGCGTCGCGCCGCAGGAGGTGGAGCACGCGCTGGCCCTGCATCCGGACGTTCAGGACGTGGCGGTGACCGATGTGGCCGTGCGCGAGGGCGTGCGCCTGATCACGGCCTTCGTGATTCCGCGCGAGGGCGCAACCGGCGACGAGACGGCGCTCGCGACCCATGCCGCCGCGCATCTGGCGGAGTACAAGCGGCCGAAGGTCTATCGCTTCGTGACCGAGTTGCCGCGCACGGCCTCGGGCAAATTGCGGCGTCAGGCGCTCAAGCAGGCTTAA
- a CDS encoding twin transmembrane helix small protein has protein sequence MAELLRMAIPVAVGAVAVVLLLGLWNMMRGGSSSRSQSLMRWRVGLQFLAIVIVMAVLYLSSATP, from the coding sequence ATGGCTGAACTCTTGCGTATGGCCATTCCGGTCGCGGTGGGCGCGGTCGCGGTCGTGCTTCTTCTGGGGCTTTGGAACATGATGCGCGGCGGCTCGTCGTCGCGCTCGCAATCGCTGATGCGCTGGCGTGTCGGCTTGCAGTTCCTGGCCATCGTCATCGTCATGGCCGTGCTCTATCTGAGTAGCGCCACGCCCTGA